TAAAGATGGGCACTATGTAAATTCAAAAAATCAGCAGATGAAACCAAACTACAACTGGCTATATCAGGTGTTTAGCGATGTTTACCCTGCAAGCATTAATTTCGCTCAGGTCGCAGCCTTGCTTGGTGATGATGAAAATGCTATAAAGTCTGCCTATATGGGCTTTATGGAAATTTTAGCGGCTAGTTGCGCGCTACTTAGTACTTATGAAAAGCAAAAGGTAGTTTATAAAGCAGGTAAAAGCAGGCTAAAAGAAAGGGTTGTAGGCTATTTTGAATACTTTAGCATGACAAACGAGCCTGTTATAATGCCTGCAGATGCATTTAACGGAGCTCTTAATTTATCAAATTTTGATGCTTTTATAGCTCTTAAATTTAACGGCAAAAATAGCACCGAAGATATCATCAAGCAAACCGCCAAATTTGCGCAAGAGCGAGGGCTAAATTTTACTCTTACAAGCGATAATTCAGTTGTAAAAACACAAACTAAAAAAGAGTTTGATAAAGCTGTGAGTGATTACGTTAAAGATCTTGAAAGAAAGTTAACTCAAGCTCACATGTTTGAAATATTTTAAGCCATTAAAAATTTTCTAATCGTAATTACAAGGATGGTCGTTATAAGAGCGATCATCCAGTATTTTTGTTTCTTTTTATCTATGGCGTGTGATGTCTTTACGCCAAAATACACCCCAAACAAAGAGCCAATTCCGATAGCAACGCCTATATCGTAATGAACCAGCCCATGTGAAGCAAGGCTGATAAAGCCCGCAGTTGAGCTAAATACGACGAAAAAGAGCCCGGTGCTGACTGCTTTTTTGATATCATAGTTTAAAAAGCCGATAAGTGCGGGCATAACAAAAACCGATCCACCGATACCCACGCTAATAGCGACAGCTCCCGTGATAAGCCCTATGGCAAACAGTAAAATTTGCGAGCTGTTTTGCTCTCCTTTTGGCTCAAGCGGGCTAGTTAAAAGCTTGGTTAAATTTATCATCTGAGCGGTAATAAGCGCGCCAAGTAGAAATTTAGACGAAAAGTGAGAGACTATAAATCCGCTGCTAAGCGCACCGCAAAATCCCCCGAGCCCAAGCACCAAAGCAGGCTTTAAATCAAGCATCTTGGAGCGTAAATTTACAAATGAACCAAAGATGGAGCTAAATACCATCTGCATTATGCTAACACCGATTGCGTATTTGATATCGTATCCCAAAAGTATCATCGCAGGCACGACTACCGCGCCGCCTCCAATACCGAAAAATCCCGAAACAAAACCTACAAAAATCCCTAAAAGCATATATCCGATAAACATTTTAACCCTTTAAGCCGAATTCTAGCACATAGTTTTGAAATTTAACATAGCCCGACAAGCCTACTTGAGCCCTTTATGCGTATAAAAGCTCTTTTTAAATATAATATTTCACTTATTTTTTAGGATTTGACATGCTTTTATTAGAGCCTTTGGTTTATTACGAAGCCATCAAAAATAAATTTGCAAACAGCTTTTTAGCAGAAGACTCCACTCAAGCTATCATCGGCATAGACTGCGAATACATAAGCAGCGATGAGGTTGATTTTACAGGGCTTCAGAGCTATTTTTTAGCTCAAAAACACAGCGCACCTTTTGCGGGACTTTTTGGTGTTTTAGGATATGAAAGCGTTAGATATTTTGAGAAAATTCCAGAATTTCAAAGCTCGCAGTATGAATTTCCAAATTTTTTCTACGCAAATGCAAGAGCCTATCTGCACTTTGATAAAACAAGCAAAATTTATACGTTTTACGGTGATAAAGCCAAATACTACGACTTTTTAAAAGAGATTAAAGAGCCAAATTTAACCACCAAAGAGAGCTTTTATCAAATTTGCACTGACTTAGACAAAGAGCGCAAGCACTTTTTAGATATGACTCAAAAAGCCAAGGAGTATCTATACAGCGGAGATATATTTCAAGTCGTGCTAAGCGAGCAGCTAAAGCTAGTTAGCGACATGGACAGCCTTGAGTTTTATAAGCTCTTAAGCAAGGCAAATCCAAGCCCTTATATGTTTCATTTCCCCACTCTGCACGGCGATATCGTGGGCTCAAGCCCGGAGCTAGTCTGCGAGATAAGAAACTCTCAAATTTTCGTAGCTCCCATTGCAGGCACAAGGGGTCGCGGCAAAGACGCCATAGAAGATGAGAGGCTAAAAAACGAGCTTATAAACGATGAAAAAGAGCTCGCCGAGCATAAAATGCTAATCGACTTAGCCAGAAACGACATCGGACGCGTGGCGAAAAGCTCAAGCGTAAGCGTGAAAAACCCGATGCACGTAGTCTTTTATGAGAGTGTAATGCACATGGCTAGCGACGTTTACGGCATTAAGCGCGATGATGCAAGCTCTTTTGAGGTTGTTTCCAGCGTTTTTCCTGCCGGTACACTTAGCGGAACACCAAAAATTCGCGCTATGGAGATCATCTCGGAGCTTGAAACCTACAAGCGAAACGCATACGGAGGCGGAATAGGATTTTTCCATTTTAACAGCAACGTGCAGCAAGCTATCCTCATAAGAAGCGCGGTTTTTGTGCCCAAAAACGGCTCTAGCGAAGTATTTATCCAAGCTGGTGCAGGTATCGTCATAGATAGCGTTGCTCAAAACGAATACAAAGAAATTTGC
This Campylobacter sp. RM16192 DNA region includes the following protein-coding sequences:
- a CDS encoding sulfite exporter TauE/SafE family protein, translating into MFIGYMLLGIFVGFVSGFFGIGGGAVVVPAMILLGYDIKYAIGVSIMQMVFSSIFGSFVNLRSKMLDLKPALVLGLGGFCGALSSGFIVSHFSSKFLLGALITAQMINLTKLLTSPLEPKGEQNSSQILLFAIGLITGAVAISVGIGGSVFVMPALIGFLNYDIKKAVSTGLFFVVFSSTAGFISLASHGLVHYDIGVAIGIGSLFGVYFGVKTSHAIDKKKQKYWMIALITTILVITIRKFLMA
- a CDS encoding anthranilate synthase component I family protein; its protein translation is MLLLEPLVYYEAIKNKFANSFLAEDSTQAIIGIDCEYISSDEVDFTGLQSYFLAQKHSAPFAGLFGVLGYESVRYFEKIPEFQSSQYEFPNFFYANARAYLHFDKTSKIYTFYGDKAKYYDFLKEIKEPNLTTKESFYQICTDLDKERKHFLDMTQKAKEYLYSGDIFQVVLSEQLKLVSDMDSLEFYKLLSKANPSPYMFHFPTLHGDIVGSSPELVCEIRNSQIFVAPIAGTRGRGKDAIEDERLKNELINDEKELAEHKMLIDLARNDIGRVAKSSSVSVKNPMHVVFYESVMHMASDVYGIKRDDASSFEVVSSVFPAGTLSGTPKIRAMEIISELETYKRNAYGGGIGFFHFNSNVQQAILIRSAVFVPKNGSSEVFIQAGAGIVIDSVAQNEYKEICKKRASVLNVFKNNAREIHK